Proteins from a single region of Patescibacteria group bacterium:
- a CDS encoding LD-carboxypeptidase produces the protein MIPQKLKKGDEIRVTSPSRSLSLISEENRKIARERLETFGFKITFSKNVEENDEFSSSAIKSRVADMHAAFKDKKVKAILTVIGGFNCNQLLKYLDYGLIKSNPKIFCGFSDITALQNAIFKKTGLVTYSGPHFSSFGMKRGLDYTLEYFQKCLMQDKPFDIFPSNDWSDDTWYKNQGKRKFIKNAGMFAINPGEAEAVIVGGNLCTLNLLQGTEFMPLLKDAVLFLEDDEMAKDYSAVEFDRNLQSILHLPGSGKIKGLVIGRFQKASKMTPEKIVKIVKTKDELKNIPVIADIDFGHTTPQTTFPIGGTIAINSKPNKVSLKILKH, from the coding sequence ATGATTCCTCAAAAATTAAAAAAGGGCGACGAGATTCGGGTAACATCGCCCTCAAGAAGTTTATCCCTTATCTCGGAAGAAAACCGGAAGATTGCCAGAGAAAGGTTAGAGACGTTTGGCTTCAAAATTACCTTTTCTAAAAATGTTGAAGAAAACGATGAGTTCAGTTCATCCGCAATAAAATCGCGAGTAGCGGATATGCATGCGGCGTTTAAAGATAAAAAGGTTAAAGCGATTTTAACTGTCATCGGCGGGTTTAATTGTAATCAATTATTGAAATATTTGGATTATGGTCTTATTAAATCTAATCCTAAGATTTTTTGCGGCTTTTCCGACATTACTGCCTTGCAAAATGCTATTTTCAAAAAGACCGGGTTAGTAACTTATTCCGGCCCTCATTTCTCCAGCTTTGGCATGAAGCGCGGGTTAGATTATACTTTAGAGTATTTTCAGAAATGCTTAATGCAAGATAAGCCATTTGATATTTTTCCTTCCAACGACTGGAGCGATGATACATGGTATAAAAATCAGGGGAAAAGAAAATTCATTAAAAATGCCGGAATGTTTGCGATCAATCCGGGTGAAGCCGAAGCTGTTATCGTCGGCGGCAATCTTTGCACACTAAATTTGTTGCAGGGTACGGAGTTTATGCCGTTACTTAAAGATGCGGTATTATTTTTAGAAGACGATGAAATGGCCAAAGATTATTCTGCTGTTGAATTTGATAGAAATTTACAATCTATTTTGCATTTGCCAGGTTCTGGCAAGATAAAAGGACTAGTAATAGGTCGTTTTCAGAAGGCTTCCAAAATGACGCCAGAAAAGATAGTCAAGATCGTAAAAACAAAAGATGAGCTAAAGAATATTCCAGTTATTGCAGATATCGATTTTGGCCATACGACTCCCCAAACAACTTTTCCCATCGGCGGTACCATTGCTATAAATTCAAAGCCAAACAAAGTTTCGTTAAAAATACTAAAACATTAA